The following are from one region of the Gloeomargarita sp. SKYB120 genome:
- a CDS encoding ABC transporter ATP-binding protein → MARETTLTTGIDQPLVSVRGLWVAYPQGDWVLRAIDLDLAPGERLGLVGESGSGKSTLGRALIRLLPPGSRVQGHLQIAGVDVATLPAQQLRRLRGELVGFVFQDPMTRLNPVMTVGEHVRETLRAHRQVGAKQAEAEGLAMLEAVQLPRRCWGQYPHQLSGGMRQRVGIALALLLRPRLVIADEPTTALDVTVAQEILELLVRLAPGLILISHDLHWVRRYCQRVAVMHRGEIVEQGDADAVLDRPQHPYTQALRDAAITHSWTIPPLPDQSPCLTLRHIGHEYPLPPRHLGQVLGLQPPPRLRVLDGIDLEVRPGETLGLVGESGSGKSTCARIILKLLQPTQGCVYWQGQELTSLSLRQFRPYRRQLQIIFQDPCACLNPLLTVEQILQEPLRIHRLAQGRKARQLLVEALAQVGLPVDLLSRYPHQLSGGQQQRVAIARALLVRPQVLVCDEPVSMLDAQVQAQILELLARLRQELGLTLLFITHDLRVARQFCHTVAVLQQGRIVEYGPARDVLTHPQHPYTQALLAASGL, encoded by the coding sequence GTGGCGCGGGAAACGACGTTGACAACCGGTATTGACCAGCCGCTGGTATCGGTGCGGGGGCTATGGGTGGCCTACCCTCAGGGCGACTGGGTGTTGCGGGCGATTGACTTGGACCTAGCGCCAGGGGAACGCCTAGGGTTAGTGGGGGAATCAGGTTCCGGGAAATCAACTTTGGGACGGGCACTCATTCGCCTGTTGCCGCCGGGGAGCCGGGTGCAAGGGCATCTCCAAATTGCAGGTGTGGATGTGGCCACGCTGCCAGCTCAGCAGTTGCGGCGCCTGCGGGGGGAACTGGTGGGGTTTGTGTTCCAAGACCCAATGACCCGGCTGAATCCCGTGATGACGGTGGGGGAGCATGTACGGGAGACCTTGCGGGCGCACCGGCAAGTGGGAGCCAAACAGGCAGAAGCGGAAGGATTGGCGATGTTGGAAGCGGTGCAATTGCCGCGCCGGTGCTGGGGACAATATCCGCACCAGTTGTCTGGGGGCATGCGGCAACGGGTGGGCATTGCGCTGGCGCTACTACTGCGGCCCCGTCTCGTCATTGCCGATGAACCCACGACCGCTTTGGATGTGACGGTCGCCCAGGAAATCTTGGAACTGCTGGTGCGTCTAGCGCCGGGTTTGATTCTGATTTCCCACGACCTGCACTGGGTCCGTCGCTATTGTCAACGGGTGGCGGTGATGCACCGGGGGGAAATCGTGGAACAGGGGGACGCCGATGCAGTGCTCGACCGGCCCCAGCATCCCTACACCCAGGCGCTGCGCGATGCGGCCATCACCCATAGCTGGACGATTCCCCCGTTGCCCGACCAGTCGCCCTGTTTAACCCTGCGCCACATCGGGCATGAGTACCCCTTGCCGCCCCGGCATCTGGGTCAGGTGTTGGGCCTGCAACCACCGCCCCGGCTGCGGGTGTTGGATGGGATTGACTTGGAGGTACGACCTGGCGAAACGCTGGGGTTGGTGGGGGAATCGGGTTCGGGCAAGAGCACCTGCGCCCGTATCATTCTCAAGCTTCTCCAGCCCACCCAGGGGTGTGTGTACTGGCAAGGGCAGGAGTTGACGTCCCTGAGCCTGCGGCAATTTCGTCCCTACCGCCGCCAGTTGCAGATCATTTTCCAAGACCCCTGCGCCTGCCTGAATCCCCTGCTTACGGTGGAGCAAATCCTGCAAGAACCTTTGCGCATCCATCGCTTGGCCCAGGGGCGCAAAGCCCGGCAACTCCTCGTGGAAGCCCTCGCGCAGGTGGGTTTGCCAGTGGACTTGCTTTCGCGTTACCCCCACCAACTGTCCGGCGGTCAACAACAGCGAGTGGCCATCGCGCGGGCATTACTGGTGCGGCCCCAGGTGCTGGTTTGCGATGAGCCGGTGAGCATGTTAGATGCCCAAGTGCAGGCGCAGATTCTAGAACTACTGGCCCGCCTGCGTCAGGAATTGGGGTTAACGCTGCTGTTTATCACCCACGACCTGCGGGTGGCGCGTCAGTTTTGCCATACCGTGGCCGTGTTGCAACAGGGACGCATTGTGGAATACGGGCCGGCGCGGGACGTGCTGACCCATCCCCAGCATCCCTACACCCAAGCGCTACTGGCGGCCAGCGGGTTGTGA